The window ggagagagaggcgAGGGGGAAGAGCGCAGCGCGGGGCGCGGAGAGCTCCGGGGCTGGGTTTGCCAGGGAGCTGGGCACTGGGACCGCGGCGGTGCTGGCGGCGGCGGGCGATGCTGCTGCTGCCTGCTTACCCCGGGCTCCGCTGCTGGGGGTAAAGGCTCAGCCAAGCCGAAGCCAACGGGCAAGAGAGTCCGAAGCGGGACTGGagttggaggagagagagagagggaaagaggaggaggtggtggaggAGGATGGGCTGCGGGGGGAGTCGCGCCGATGCCATTGAGCCCCGCTACTACGAGAGCTGGACCCGAGAGACCGAGTCCACCTGGCTGACTAACACGGACACGGACCTGCAGCTCTCGGCAACCACGACAGCCGCCGGGCTCAGCCCCGGGGAACCGGACAGCGGCCCAGAGACTGGCGGCCTGCGGGACCAGGGCTCCCTGTACACGGGTGAGTGAGCCAGCTGCCCACTGGGGCCGGGGATTTCCCCATGTCTTCACCCTGGCTTCCTCCCTCCAGCCCACTGGGGCAGCGGCCAAGCCGAGTCCCCGGGCAGCACTTCC of the Sarcophilus harrisii chromosome 1, mSarHar1.11, whole genome shotgun sequence genome contains:
- the BAALC gene encoding brain and acute leukemia cytoplasmic protein, giving the protein MGCGGSRADAIEPRYYESWTRETESTWLTNTDTDLQLSATTTAAGLSPGEPDSGPETGGLRDQGSLYTGEKRAQADASKRSHHQCYQKHPTNGQI